Within Paracoccus jeotgali, the genomic segment TCGCGCAGGCAGGCTTCGCAGCGGGCGCGCAGTTCGGCCCCGCGCTCATACAGCCGGATCGATTCGTCCAGCGAGGCGCTGCCGCTTTCCAGCCGCGACACCACGGCCTCCAGTTCCTTCATCGCGTCCTCGAAGGACATGGTCGCGATTTCCGTCATTCCGCAGCCCTTTTCAGCAGTCCGTCCGGCAGCCCGGCGGGGCTGCCTGCAATGGCGGTCTTTTAGACCCCTTCGCGCCGCGAGGCCACCGAAAGCTGCGCCGGGGCGGGATGGCGCCTAGACCGGGCGGTGCAGGTCGTCGACCTCGTCCCCGGGCGAGATGCCAAGCGCCTCCATCCCGGCTTCCAGATAATCGGCCAGACGCGGCTCGCCCATCAGGTAATCCTCGGTCGGAGAGGTCTTTTCCGATTTCGCGGTGGCGATCGCCTCGTCCAGATCGCTGGCGTCGAAGCTGTCGCGCCCGACCCACATCACCGCCGTCAGCGAGGCCTGTTCGTCGTCGTTCAGCCCGGCGATGAATTCCTGCAGCTCGGCCCGGACCCCCTGCCCGGTGCGGTGCCCGCTATGCGCCCAGGCATTGACGCCGCTGTCATATTCGCGGGCGCGGACGATGACATGCGCGATCTTGTCGGCGGTGATTTCCAGCATCTCTGCCCCCTTGTTGCGGCGGCCAAGGGCGCGCCGGACCAACTGTTGCCGCCCCGGCCCGCGCCGTCAATCCTTGCGCCCGAACAGACGCTCGATATCCGGCAGCGACAGTTTGACCCAGGTCGGGCGGCCGTGATTGCACTGGCCGGACCGTGGCGTGCGCTCCATCTCGCGCAGCAGGGCGTTCATCTCGTCCGCCGTCATGCGCCGCCCCGACCGGACCGAGCCGTGGCACGCCATCGAGGACAGCACCGCATCAACCCGCGCCCGCAGCCGGTCCGAGGCGCCCTGATCGGCCAGATCGTCAGCGATGTCGCGGATCAGCGCGGCGGCATCCAGCCGGCCCAGCAGGGCGGGGATCTCTCGCACTGCGACGGCATTGCCGCCGAAGCTTTCGACATGCAGGCCAAGCCGGGCCAGATCCTCGGCGACGGCAAGGATACGGGCGGCGCAGGCTTCGGGCAGTTCCACGATTTCGGGGATCAGCAGCGCCTGGCTGGCGATGCCGGTCTGCTCGGCCTGCACCTTCAGGCGTTCATAGACCAGCCGTTCATGGGCGGCGTGCTGATCGACGATGATCATGCCGTCGGCGGTCTGGGCGATGATGTAATTCTGGTGCAGCTGCGCCCGCGCGGCCCCCAGCGGCGCGTCGGTGCCGCCCTCTGGCGCCTCCTCGACCCGGCCCGAGGGTGCCTCGGCAAAGCCGTCAAAGCCGGGATCGCCGCCGAACCCCTGCGGCGCCTGCCCGGCCATCGCCGTGCGAATCGCACCGGTCGAGGGGCGATACTCCATCTGATAGCCCCGGACCATCGGCCGGGCGGAGTCGCTGCGAAACGCCGCCAGCGTCGCCGCGCCTACCGTGTCCGAGGCCCGCCGCGATTCCCCCGCCAGCCGGTGCCGCAGGGTGCTGACCACCAGCCCGCGCACCAGATCGGGCTGGCGAAAGCGGACCTCTGCCTTGGCGGGGTGGACGTTCACATCGACGAAATGCGGATCGCAACCGACAAACAGCACCGCCGCCGGGTGACGCCCGCCGGGCAGCACGTCGAAGTAACCAGCCCGCAGCGCCCCGGTCAGCAGCTTGTCACGCACCGGGCGGTTGTTGACGAACAGGTGCTGCGCCACCGCCGCTCCGCGCGAATAGGTGGGCAGCGCCGCGAAGCCTTGCAGGCGCACGCCCTCGCGCTCGGTGTCGATGCGGATGGCGTTCTCGATGAAGTCCCGGCCCATGACCCGCGCCAGCCGCGCATGAAGCGCGTCGAACAGATCGCCCGGCTCGGGGTCGGCGCGAAACAGCAGGCGGTCGTCGTCATGCAGGGTGAAACCCACGCCCGGCTCGGCCATGGCAAGGCGGCGCATGACCTCGACCACGGCCTGCGTCTCGGCGCGGGTGCTGCGCAGGAATTTCAGCCGCGCGGGCGTGGCAAAGAACAGGTCGCGCAGCTCGACCGCCGTGCCGCGATTTCCCGCCGCCGGGCGAAGCGGCTGCATCCGGCCCGCCGTGACGCCGATCTCCGCCCCCTCGGCCCCTTCGGCGCGCGAGGTGATGGTCAGCCGCCCGACCGCCCCCAACGAGGGCAGCGCCTCGCCCCGGAACCCGAAACTGTCGATGGCCAGCAGGTCGCTGCCGTCGATCTTGGACGTCGCATGACGCGCCAGCGCCAGCGGCAGGTCCTGCGGCGTCATCCCGCAGCCGTCATCGACAACCCGGATCAGCGCCTTGCCCCCGTCCGAGATGGTGACGTCGATCCGCCCCGCCCCGGCGTCAAGCGCGTTCTCGACCAGTTCCTTGACCGCCGAGGCCGGGCGTTCAACCACCTCGCCCGCCGCGATGCGGTTCGCGGTGCTTTCGTCAAGCTGGCGGATCACCCGGGATATATGGCGGCTGTGCGTGTTCATGCCACAAGATCTAGCAGGCAGCGCCGGGCGGGCCAACAGATTCGGTGCCAATTTCGTGTGGCCGGGAACCGCTTTGCCCCCGGCGCGCGTTTTACCCCGACAACACGCCATTGATCAGCAGGAGACGACCATGTCCAGACTAGCCGCTTTGGCCCTTTGCGGGTTCGCGCTGACGCTGTCGGCCTGCGGGCCCAACACCGCCACCCGCGCCACCACCGGCGCCGCCACCGGGGCCGTCGTCGGCGGGCCGGTCGGTGCCGTCGCCGGCGCCGCGCTTGGCGGCAGCGGGGCCGTGCAGGTCAAATAGACCGCGCGTCACGTCAGACGAAAACGCCGGGCCCTCGGGTCCGGCGCTTTTCTGTGTCAGGGGCTAACGCCCTCGGGCTGACCGACCAACACGATCTGCAACCGGTCCGGGTCCAGAACCTCGGCCGCGATGCGGGCCACGTCCTCGGCGGTGACCGATTCGATCTGCGCGTTGCGGGTGTCGGGATAGTCGATGGGCAGGCCGATCAGCTGCATCCCGGCCAGAATCCCCGCGATCTTGCCATTCCCGTCCCAGCGCAGCGGATATTCGCCGGTCAGATAGGTCTTGGCGTCCGCAAGCTCCTGATCGGTGACGCCGCCCTCGGCCATCTTGGCCCATTCCGCGCGCAGCAGGGCCAGCGCCTCGCCCGCGCTCGCGTTCGAGGCCGCCATCCCGCCCCGCCAGCTTGACCCGCTGACCCCGTTCGACAGCGCGGTCGAGACGCCATAGGTCAGGCCGCGCTTTTCGCGGATCTCCTCCATCAGCCGCGAGGAAAAGCCGCCGCCGCCCAGGATGTGATCGGCCAGGTAGGCGGAGAAGTAATCGGGGTCGTCCAGGCTTACGCCCGGCTGGGCAAAGGCAAACACCGTCTGCGGGCTGTTCCAGTCGATGACCATGACCCCGCCCTGCGGCGCAAAAGTGGCCTGCGCCGGCAGCGGCGCGGTCGCGGTCTGGGGCAGGCCGTCCAGCATGCGGTCGATCAGCAGGCCCAGTTCCTCGGCGTCGATATCGCCAGCCGCACCCACGATCACACGATCCCGGGCCAACACCCGGTCCTTGGCGGCGCGCAGATCATCGGGCGACAGCGGCATGACCGAGTCCGCCGTGCCGTTGATCGAGCTGCCATAGGGGTGGTCGCCCCAGATCGCCGCCGCCAGCGCCTTGGCGGCGATGGCGTTGGGGTCGTTTTCCTCGGCCCGGATCACGGCCATCACCTGCCCCTTGACGCGGGCCACGGCGGCATCGTCGAAACGCGGTTCAGTCAGCGCGGCGTTGACCAGATCGGCGCCCTCGTCGCGGGTCTCGCTCAGCAGCCGGATCGAGACGGTCAGCGCGTCATCGCCCACGTCGAACCCGATCCGCGCGCCCAATGCCTCGACGGCCGAGGCGTATTCGGTCGCGTCCATCTCGCCCGCGCCTTCTTCCAGCACATGCGTCATCAGGTTGATCGCACCGCGCTGGCCTTCGGGGTCGACACTCGCACCGCCGCGAAAGGCGAGGTTGATGGCGGCGAAGGGGATCGAGTGATCCTCGACCAGCCACGCCTCGACCCCGGAGGGAGAGGTGACGCGGGTGATGTCCGTCGCCTGCGCCTGCAGCGCGAAGACAAGGCCGCCGACAAGCCCGAGGGCGAAACGCTGAAAGATCATTGCGGCACCCCTTCGGTTGCGGCTTCGGGCGAGGGTTCGGGATCGGGTGGGGCGTCCGAAGCTGCGTCGGGGTAAGATTGGGCGTCCGGGGCTGGATCGGGGTCAGACCGTGCGTTCGAAG encodes:
- a CDS encoding exodeoxyribonuclease VII small subunit; the protein is MTEIATMSFEDAMKELEAVVSRLESGSASLDESIRLYERGAELRARCEACLREAEERVERITLAQGQPTGTTPAEGL
- a CDS encoding DUF3775 domain-containing protein; its protein translation is MLEITADKIAHVIVRAREYDSGVNAWAHSGHRTGQGVRAELQEFIAGLNDDEQASLTAVMWVGRDSFDASDLDEAIATAKSEKTSPTEDYLMGEPRLADYLEAGMEALGISPGDEVDDLHRPV
- the mutL gene encoding DNA mismatch repair endonuclease MutL; amino-acid sequence: MNTHSRHISRVIRQLDESTANRIAAGEVVERPASAVKELVENALDAGAGRIDVTISDGGKALIRVVDDGCGMTPQDLPLALARHATSKIDGSDLLAIDSFGFRGEALPSLGAVGRLTITSRAEGAEGAEIGVTAGRMQPLRPAAGNRGTAVELRDLFFATPARLKFLRSTRAETQAVVEVMRRLAMAEPGVGFTLHDDDRLLFRADPEPGDLFDALHARLARVMGRDFIENAIRIDTEREGVRLQGFAALPTYSRGAAVAQHLFVNNRPVRDKLLTGALRAGYFDVLPGGRHPAAVLFVGCDPHFVDVNVHPAKAEVRFRQPDLVRGLVVSTLRHRLAGESRRASDTVGAATLAAFRSDSARPMVRGYQMEYRPSTGAIRTAMAGQAPQGFGGDPGFDGFAEAPSGRVEEAPEGGTDAPLGAARAQLHQNYIIAQTADGMIIVDQHAAHERLVYERLKVQAEQTGIASQALLIPEIVELPEACAARILAVAEDLARLGLHVESFGGNAVAVREIPALLGRLDAAALIRDIADDLADQGASDRLRARVDAVLSSMACHGSVRSGRRMTADEMNALLREMERTPRSGQCNHGRPTWVKLSLPDIERLFGRKD
- a CDS encoding M16 family metallopeptidase, which gives rise to MIFQRFALGLVGGLVFALQAQATDITRVTSPSGVEAWLVEDHSIPFAAINLAFRGGASVDPEGQRGAINLMTHVLEEGAGEMDATEYASAVEALGARIGFDVGDDALTVSIRLLSETRDEGADLVNAALTEPRFDDAAVARVKGQVMAVIRAEENDPNAIAAKALAAAIWGDHPYGSSINGTADSVMPLSPDDLRAAKDRVLARDRVIVGAAGDIDAEELGLLIDRMLDGLPQTATAPLPAQATFAPQGGVMVIDWNSPQTVFAFAQPGVSLDDPDYFSAYLADHILGGGGFSSRLMEEIREKRGLTYGVSTALSNGVSGSSWRGGMAASNASAGEALALLRAEWAKMAEGGVTDQELADAKTYLTGEYPLRWDGNGKIAGILAGMQLIGLPIDYPDTRNAQIESVTAEDVARIAAEVLDPDRLQIVLVGQPEGVSP